The proteins below are encoded in one region of Penicillium psychrofluorescens genome assembly, chromosome: 4:
- a CDS encoding uncharacterized protein (ID:PFLUO_006694-T1.cds;~source:funannotate), whose translation MVHATTEHIMPSATMASKGPHARKNSTYQDFPVSSTSHPDNPIPEEPRGVRSLSVTDSSFNGMSISPASSQETDSARSGSPATPITPPSNEPEETANGRQRRASTVLISQNSTDMRRILENVGSGGTQKIQSTCCGGGCCRGQQLRRLDGPISGFNSISTPSNKAFACLKLNLDLLMLDSQLSNIAPLPEKTVFFSRAPATAADVPLGPSDHPPQFVQPHPPYEVYRAPLHHARELTKSGAEKRTYHFDIDVTNYPAESGMVDFVVGGAIGVCPKNKDEEVEDILDRLCIPNSMRDKRVLMRTTNGRWPTIWGDDKPRELVTTRREVLSWCSDIQSYPPTKPLFRLLAEYTTEPNEKKILEYLSSAQGQGAFCDLRTTSYISLSQLLHAFPSAQPPLDHLLSVLNTLMPRFYSLSQDPLISCRFKGTECSRLIEVAVTVAESDDWRGGMRTGAGSGFLERLAKQAIAAEQSGQKIDVHVPMFRGLMANPLATRFASDGPMLLIGAGVGIAPFRGFVQRRLQSANCANKVWVLQGVRDSLLDELYSGEWGVHEDKVRTVVQSRRGESRYVQEEVRHQADLVWFVINALDGRVFVCGSGKGMGEGVEASLIDVAMAKGNLNAKEAELFWQRKKEAGQYIAETW comes from the exons ATGG TGCACGCCACAACCGAGCACATTATGCCGTcggccaccatggcctccaaGGGGCCCCATGCCCGCAAAAACAGCACCTACCAGGACTTCCCCGTGTCCTCGACCTCGCACCCCGATAACCCAATCCCCGAAGAACCGCGCGGTGTCCGATCCCTCTCTGTAACCGACAGCAGTTTCAATGGCATGTCGATATCCCCCGCGTCTTCTCAAGAAACCGACTCCGCCCGTTCGGGCTCTCCCGCAACCCCCATCACGCCGCCCAGCAACGAGCCCGAAGAAACTGCAAATGGCCGACAACGTCGAGCATCGACCGTTCTGATCTCTCAAAATTCGACGGATATGCGACGGATCCTGGAGAATGTGGGCTCTGGAGGCACTCAGAAGATTCAATCTACGTGCTGCGGCGGGGGTTGTTGCCGAGGTCAACAGCTGCGCAGACTGGATGGCCCTATCTCGGGCTTCAATTCGATTTCTACACCGTCAAATAAGGCATTCGCTTGTCTGAAACTGAACTTGGATCTCCTCATGCTGGACAGTCAGCTTTCCAATATTGCTCCTCTGCCTGAGAAGACGGTATTCTTCTCCCGGGCTCCGGCCACCGCTGCCGATGTCCCACTCGGCCCGTCAGATCACCCACCGCAGTTTGTGCAGCCGCATCCGCCCTACGAGGTCTATCGGGCACCTCTTCACCATGCGCGCGAGTTGACCAAGAGCGGCGCCGAGAAGCGCACGTATCACTTCGATATTGACGTCACCAATTACCCCGCCGAGAGTGGCATGGTCGATTTTGTCGTcggcggtgccattggtGTGTGTCCGAAGAAcaaggatgaggaggttgaggacATCCTTGACCGGCTGTGCATCCCCAACTCCATGCGGGATAAGAGGGTCCTTATGCGGACCACCAATGGCCGGTGGCCGACTATCTGGGGTGATGACAAGCCAAGGGAGCTGGTCACCACCCGGCGTGAGGTTCTGAGCTGGTGCTCAGATATCCAAAGCTATCCACCGACGAAGCCTCTGTTccggctgctggccgagTACACGACCGAGCcgaacgagaagaagatcctcgagtATCTCTCATCCGCACAGGGCCAGGGGGCCTTCTGTGATCTCCGAACAACCTCTTACATCAGCCTCTCCCAGCTGCTGCACGCGTTCCCTTCTGCGCAGCCACCACTCGACCACCTACTCTCCGTCCTCAACACCCTGATGCCCCGCTTCTACTCTCTATCCCAGGATCCGCTCATCTCGTGCCGATTCAAGGGCACCGAGTGCAGCCGATTAATCGAAGTTGCCGTGACAGTCGCCGAGTCGGACGACTGGAGAGGCGGCATGCGCACCGGCGCAGGATCCGGATTCCTCGAGCGGCTCGCCAAACAAGCCATTGCGGCCGAGCAGTCCGGCCAAAAAATTGACGTACATGTGCCCATGTTTCGCGGCCTGATGGCCAACCCGCTAGCCACGCGATTCGCCTCCGACGGGCCGATGCTCCTAATCGGTGCCGGCGTGGGCATCGCTCCCTTCCGAGGGTTCGTGCAGCGCCGTCTGCAGTCCGCCAACTGCGCCAACAAGGTCTGGGTGCTCCAGGGCGTGCGCGACTCGCTTCTCGACGAGCTGTATAGCGGCGAGTGGGGTGTCCACGAGGATAAAGTGCGCACCGTTGTGCAGAGTCGTCGTGGCGAAAGCCGCTACGTCCAGGAAGAGGTCCGCCATCAGGCTGATCTGGTTTGGTTTGTGATCAACGCCCTGGATGGTCGTGTGTTTGTTTGCGGCAGTGGCAAGGGAATGGGCGAGGGTGTTGAGGCGTCGCTCATTGATGTTGCTATGGCGAAGGGTAATCTCAACGCTAAGGAGGCGGAGCTGTTCTggcagcgcaagaaggaagcCGGGCAGTATATTGCT GAAACCTGGTAA
- a CDS encoding uncharacterized protein (ID:PFLUO_006700-T1.cds;~source:funannotate), whose protein sequence is MADRFPSLEDFSEGQTEVQEDQGTADHDDFLARERAALGEDAAHFATAQDHVAGDADADTGDDLLGGQDAGPTEDMGQFESSFPSMETQTQNERVAPGGTITGSGSPFPPTGYQNVQEPEEETQPIREWREKRDSEIARRAEVSNEKKESTTKKAHEDIDDFYVSYNNKADKARAQTRSEAEQFLANREDTSAGGTSWERIAKLVDVSGKGSTGGGSGSGKERFREMLISLRKDESAPGATGI, encoded by the exons ATGGCCGATCGCTTTCCTTCCTTAGAGGACTTCTCTGAGG GCCAGACTGAAGTCCAGGAGGACCAGGGTACTGCCGACCACGATGATTTCCTGGCCCGTGAGCGTGCTGCGCTTGGTGAAGACGCCGCTCATTTCGCGACCGCTCAAGACCACGTCGCCGGCGACGCGGATGCAGATACCGGTGATGACCTGCTGGGTGGACAAGATGCTGGGCCGACGGAGGATATGGGCCAGTTTGAGTCGTCCTTCCCGTCAATGGAGACACAGACGCAGAATGAG CGAGTGGCCCCTGGTGGTACTATCACCGGATCTGGGTCGCCTTTCCCTCCCACCGGCTATCAGAACGTGCAGgagcccgaagaagagacccAGCCCATCAG AGAATGGCGTGAGAAGCGCGACTCCGAAATTGCCCGCCGCGCAGAGGTCTCaaacgagaagaaggaatcgACCACCAAGAAGGCCCACGAGGACATCGACGACTTCTACGTTTCCTACAACAacaaggccgacaaggcccGCGCGCAGACCCGctccgaggccgagcagTTCCTGGCCAACCGCGAGGATACCTCTGCCGGTGGGACCAGCTGGGAGCGCATCGCCAAGCTGGTGGATGTGTCGGGCAAAGGCTCCACGGGTGGTGGCAGTGGTTCTGGCAAGGAGCGATTCCGTGAAATGTTGATCAGCCTCCGGAAAGATGAGAGTGCTCCCGGTGCCACTGGAATTTAA
- a CDS encoding uncharacterized protein (ID:PFLUO_006699-T1.cds;~source:funannotate), giving the protein MAYTDDAVKAKLSALNETQESIVTVAQWVMFHRRHADRTAQIWLQKIRDSNPPKRLNLIYLANEVAQQSKARGKDDFLIAFSPIVVEATSTAYKGATNDIQQKIRRVTEVWRQRNVFEGPILEAVETRVNEIDKSRSTGKKQQLGGSLFKDSSSGSTPSELQPLVPLQVALTKAAMTSSTSATAAKMEYEKMNDGKTPHPTPPVHAARLSQLLKTLANAESSVSEVIKSRRALIDGLEKILATNRSELSKEEELATSLSEKKSQTDTKKRDVEDAIMRGLSTDGTSGAQHGDHSMQDEDGGRPEVEALTPPPVEAITPVGSPKPDQDHHAPFTEEPTLDLSGISGAALPDLSNISPGGGNDFDFSHANGAGAKRRKTAHGEEDYAQFAGGDLDADVAELLAQEGGQ; this is encoded by the exons ATGGCCTACACTGATGATGCCGTCAAGGCAAAGCTGTCTGCACTGAATGAGACCCAGGAGAGCATTGTGACTGTCGCGCAGTGGGTCATGTTTCATAG ACGCCATGCGGATCGCACTGCCCAAATCTGGCTTCAGAAGATTCGCGATTCCAACCCACCCAAACGACTGAACCTGATCTATCTGGCGAATG AGGTGGCGCAGCAATCAAAAGCGCGAGGAAAAGATGATTTTCTGATTGCCTTCTCTCCT ATCGTGGTGGAAGCCACCTCAACGGCCTACAAAGGTGCTACGAATGATATCCAGCAGAAGATTCGCCGTGTGACGGAGGTGTGGAGACAACGCAATGTCTTTGAGGGTCCAATTTTGGAAGCAGTGGAAACTCGGGTGAATG AGATCGACAAGTCACGCTCTACCGGCAAGAAACAACAGCTTGGTGGCTCGCTCTTCAAAGACTCGTCCTCTGGGTCTACGCCCTCGGAACTGCAACCGCTTGTGCCTCTGCAAGTTGCCCTCACCAAGGCCGCCATGACCTCCAGCACTTCGGCCACAGCTGCAAAGATGGAGTATGAGAAAATGAACGACGGAAAGACCCCACACCCTACTCCTCCAGTGCATGCTGCCCGTCTCAGTCAGCTGTTGAAAACTCTTGCCAACGCGGAGAGCTCAGTGTCAGAGGTCATCAAGTCGCGGCGCGCATTGATCGATGGTCTCGAGAAAATCCTGGCTACCAACCGCTCGGAACTATcaaaggaagaagaacttGCCACGAGCCTTTCGGAGAAGAAGTCACAGACCGACACAAAGAAGCGCGACGTTGAGGATGCAATAATGCGCGGTCTGTCCACGGACGGGACCTCTGGCGCGCAGCATGGAGATCACAGCATGCAAGATGAGGACGGCGGTCGTCCCGAAGTCGAGGCTCTCACTCCTCCCCCAGTGGAAGCCATCACGCCCGTTGGATCTCCGAAGCCGGATCAAGACCATCATGCTCCATTCACGGAGGAGCCTACTCTTGACCTGTCTGGAATCTCTGGCGCTGCTCTCCCCGATCTGTCCAATATTTCTCCCGGTGGCGGCAACGATTTTGACTTCAGTCATGCCAATGGCGCAGGAGCCAAGCGACGGAAAACCGCACATGGCGAGGAAGACTATGCGCAGTTTGCCGGTGGTGATTTGGATGCCGATGTGGCTGAGCTGCTTGCTCAGGAGGGAGGGCAGTAG
- a CDS encoding uncharacterized protein (ID:PFLUO_006701-T1.cds;~source:funannotate), translating into MVLDYSKWDQLELSDDSDIEVHPNVDKRSFIRAKQAQIHQQRDQRRLEIKTLKYERIINDGLLERIDKLLGSLKQHEDSSASPDEFIFQSIMDFASNPAVDQAPPPPEGVHTHEKEQPKYSQMMSSLVDQVKKELEDPKPDNLFKAYIQGVGGHRAKVEDLQKELLTKLAQLEKEEGSKITSDQLHTGFDTSHVAKGKAPAASTSKQDSVELLNPGAGAGNQVSTSVDEDDDDPANVEVSELAKRFAHLKTGDYKAYLKFISENPEVVAEKETDGLLVEAFNSQMKGQEAYARQCVHQGLLLQYCRSLGRDGVQMFFTRITTPGHRASTLFNDDVRDTYNRIKTRAAELSKETANDPAGVEQIQLHAVDPNTKITINIPAANSEDPTEVEVRKVFDTFPADMQKALLSESLDEVNKVLGKMTVEDAEVIVEHLGNSGILSMEEGIVDATTDEGRKKLAELEAEGKEEEIGEPAGDVTELD; encoded by the exons ATGGTGCTCGACTACAGCAAGTGGGATCAGCTCGAGCTGTCTGATGACTCCGATATTGAGGTTCACCCTAATGTCGATAAACGATCATTCATCCGAGCCAAGCAAGCCCAGATCCATCAACAGCGAGACCAGCGGCGCCTCGAAATCAAGACACTGAAGTATGAGCGCATCATCAACGATGGACTGCTCGAGCGCATTGACAAGCTTCTCGGTTCTCTCAAGCAACATGAGGACTCATCTGCATCTCCCGACGAATTCATTTTCCAGTCCATCATGGACTTTGCCAGCAATCCGGCCGTCGACCAAGCCCCTCCCCCGCCAGAGGGAGTTCATACACACGAGAAGGAACAGCCAAAGTACTCGCAAATGATGAGCTCGCTGGTGGACCAGGTGAAAAAGGAACTTGAAGATCCCAAGCCGGACAATCTTTTCAAGGCATATATCCAAGGCGTGGGCGGACACAGGGCGAAGGTGGAGGATCTCCAAAAAGAATTGCTGACGAAGCTGGCACAActtgagaaggaagaggggagCAAGATCACTAGCGATCAGCTACATACCGGATTCGACACGTCACATGTCGCTAAAGGAAAAGCACCGGCTGCTTCTACGTCAAAACAGGACTCCGTTGAGCTTTTGAACcctggagccggagccggaaACCAGGTCTCTACGTCGGtagatgaggatgatgatgatcctGCGAATGTTGAGGTCAGTGAGCTGGCGAAACGCTTTGCGCATCTCAAGACGGGTGATTACAAGGCCTATCTCAAGTTCATCTCTGAAAACCCCGAAGTCgttgccgagaaggagacagaCGGTCTGCTCGTTGAAGCCTTCAACAGTCAGATGAAGGGACAAGAGGCTTATGCCCGGCAATGTGTCCACCAAGGACTGCTGTTGCAGTACTGCCGCTCTCTTGGCCGTGACGGTGTCCAGATGTTCTTTACACG GATAACGACTCCGGGCCACCGCGCTTCGACCTTGTTCAACGACGACGTCAGAGACACCTACAACCGGATCAAGAcccgcgccgccgagctgAGCAAAGAAACCGCCAACGACCCGGCGGGCGTGGAACAGATTCAACTGCATGCCGTGGACCCCAACACCAAAATCACGATTAACatccccgccgccaacaGCGAGGATCCAACCGAAGTGGAAGTTCGCAAGGTCTTCGATACATTCCCCGCCGATATGCAAAAGGCTCTGCTGTCCGAGTCCTTGGATGAAGTGAACAAGGTTCTCGGTAAGATGACGGTGGAAGATGCCGAGGTGATCGTGGAGCACCTGGGCAATAGCGGCATTCTTAGTATGGAGGAGGGGATTGTGGACGCCACCACCGACGAAGGCAGGAAGAAACTTgcggagctggaggcggagggcaaggaagaagagattgGAGAGCCGGCGGGCGATGTGACCGAGCTGGATTGA
- a CDS encoding uncharacterized protein (ID:PFLUO_006695-T1.cds;~source:funannotate), whose translation MFFRRRSKYNLAVTVILIFLGFFVYNRFLQGPIHPPEPVRGPPPKEGQQHWTKHEYNHPVDSYLVLPTKYSRLPKIQHDFPRETWSQRSARVKKQDAVKEAFLHAWNGYKTHAWSRDEVSPTSGGFRDPFSGWGATLVDSLDTLIIMGLDKEFKEALIALEDIDFTITRQRDINVFETVIRYVGGFLAAYDLSKGKHPILLKKAVELSDMLYDCFDTKNRMPQARWNWATSLKGGEIHPGAATVMAELGSFSVEFTRLTQLTGDLKYYDAAQRIMNELDRAQETTNLPGLWPKFVDANSLKFTRNDFGIGACADSTYEYLPKEHIMVGGASDQYRRMYESAMEPIKKHLVFRAMTKDEDQHILFSADVKANSAKGPVTSHTYSAMHLSCFIGATIGLGAKLFNRPEDMYYARGLTDGCIWAYDVFPHGVMAEDFKVVPCDSMDSCAWDEKKWLNTISSDSEYARSRVKSEKLPPGVINVHDSNYKLRPEAIESVFYMWRISGDQFYQDAAWRMFKNVDAITRTNFGHSAVHDVRDDEPVKKDEMESFWTAETLKYFYLTFSEPNLVSLDDYVFNTEAHPLRRPTSSR comes from the exons ATGTTCTTCCGACGACGGAGTAAATATAACCTGGCCGTAACGGTCATCCTCATTTTCCTCGGCTTTTTCGTCTACAACCGGTTCCTTCAGGGCCCAATTCACCCACCCGAACCCGTTCGGGGCCCGCCTCCCAAGGAAGGCCAACAACATTGGACCAAGCACGAGTACAACCATCCGGTCGACTCCTATCTTGTCCTGCCGACCAAATATTCTCGCCTCCCCAAGATCCAACACGATTTCCCCCGCGAAACATGGAGCCAACGATCTGCACGAGTCAAGAAGCAAGACGCAGTCAAGGAAGCGTTTCTGCACGCCTGGAATGGATACAAAACACATGCCTGGTCTCGGGACGAAGTCAGTCCAACAAGCGGTGGGTTTCGGGATCCCTTCAGTGGGTGGGGCGCCACGCTGGTCGATTCGCTGGATACTCTGATTATCATGGGACTGGATAAGGAATTCAAAGAGGCACTCATTGCTCTGGAGGATATCGATTTCACCATCACCAGACAGCGCGATATCAACGTCTTCGAGACCGTCATCCGATATGTGGGTGGTTTTCTGGCTGCGTACGACCTGAGCAAGGGCAAACATCCGATCCTCCTCAAAAAGGCCGTTGAGCTCTCGGACATGCTGTACGATTGTTTTGACACGAAAAACCGAATGCCTCAGGCGCGTTGGAACTGGGCCAC GTCGCTCAAAGGCGGAGAAATTCACCCGGGTGCCGCTACGGTCATGGCAGAGCTGGGTTCTTTTTCGGTGGAATTCACCCGTCTCACGCAACTGACCGGCGATCTGAAGTACTACGATGCTGCCCAGCGGATTATGAACGAGCTGGATCGCGCCCAGGAAACCACCAACTTGCCTGGGTTGTGGCCCAAATTCGTCGACGCGAACTCACTGAAATTTACGCGGAATGATTTCGGCATCGGCGCCTGTGCGGATTCCACCTACGAGTACCTCCCCAAGGAGCATATCATGGTTGGAGGCGCAAGTGACCAGTACCGCCGCATGTACGAATCCGCCATGGAGCCGATCAAAAAGCACCTCGTCTTCCGCGCCATGACCAAGGATGAGGACCAGCACATTTTGTTCTCGGCCGATGTCAAAGCAAATTCCGCCAAGGGGCCCGTTACGTCGCACACTTACTCTGCAATGCATCTCAGTTGTTTCATCGGCGCGAccatcggcctcggcgcaAAGCTTTTCAACCGTCCAGAGGATATGTACTATGCTCGTGGACTGACCGATGGCTGCATCTGGGCTTACGATGTGTTCCCTCATGGcgtcatggccgaggattTCAAAGTGGTTCCTTGCGACAGCATGGACAGCTGTGCTTGggacgagaagaagtggCTCAATACAATTTCTTCCGATTCCGAGTATGCAAGAAGCAGAGTCAAATCCGAGAAACTCCCGCCGGGAGTCATCAACGTTCACGATTCGAACTACAAACTCAG ACCCGAGGCCATCGAATCCGTCTTCTACATGTGGCGCATCTCAGGAGACCAGTTCTACCAAGACGCCGCATGGCGCATGTTCAAGAACGTCGACGCGATCACTCGCACCAACTTCGGCCATTCCGCCGTCCACGACGTGCGGGATGATGAGCCCGTGAAGAAAGACGAGATGGAGAGCTTCTGGACCGCGGAGACGCTCAAGTATTTCTATCTCACCTTTTCGGAGCCCAATCTCGTGAGTCTCGACGACTACGTGTTCAACACCGAGGCCCATCCTTTGAGACGGCCCACTTCTTCGCGATAG
- a CDS encoding uncharacterized protein (ID:PFLUO_006696-T1.cds;~source:funannotate), with protein sequence MPITGVYFVPSHPNASTALGTITERLRSAFVDEDLTPIGRWALEHKLMRDTPGCLPASANPGQQTSKPRYMQFLSLSHYPHHGFIYTSEPLEKPFHPPNAASPVPPSSAASPGAHPINSPGVVNATPQSTGSNAATPVSPTTDAMRMTSVPPSAYNTLFQHFTYACQPFWCHRLTVAVPNGAVYDMGDFRVRVGDVRQTFPAARVRGTVVEIEWRGPSVIESLPLSDAIPDADSGIDVSFVAIEESDIDAELAATASLIREFWTRLQVDGGRESILVPSLGKEIKDRLASCKRRSAVPAETALENATVQEADPDPYAGADLARQYMEALRFNR encoded by the exons ATGCCTATCACCGG AGTCTACTTCGTCCCCTCCCACCCCAATGCCTCCACGGCACTAGGCACCATCACTGAGCGTCTGCGCTCCGCCTTCGTCGATGAAGACCTCACGCCGATCGGGCGCTGGGCTCTGGAACACAAGCTGATGCGCGACACCCCCGGGTGTCTTCCGGCCTCCGCCAATCCCGGACAGCAGACCTCCAAGCCACGATACATGCAGTTCCTATCGCTGTCGCACTACCCACATCATGGGTTCATCTACACGTCCGAGCCGCTAGAGAAACCCTTCCACCCACCGAACGCTGCGTCGCCGGTCCCGCCCTCATCAGCTGCAAGTCCCGGTGCCCACCCAATAAACTCCCCGGGAGTAGTTAATGCGACCCCCCAGTCCACTGGCAGTAATGCAGCCACGCCAGTCTCTCCCACCACCGACGCGATGCGCATGACTTCCGTCCCGCCCTCCGCATATAACACTCTCTTCCAACACTTCACCTATGCATGCCAGCCCTTCTGGTGCCACCGCCTGACCGTCGCCGTGCCCAACGGCGCCGTCTACGACATGGGTGATTTCCGCGTGCGGGTTGGGGATGTGCGCCAGACCTTCCCCGCGGCACGGGTGCGCGGAACAGTCGTTGAGATCGAATGGCGGGGTCCGTCAGTGATTGAGTCGTTGCCTTTGTCGGACGCGATTCCGGACGCGGATTCGGGGATTGATGTGTCTTTTGTGGCGATTGAGGAGTCCGATATCGACGCGGAGCTGGCTGCGACGGCGTCTTTGATCCGTGAGTTTTGGACACGGTTGCAGGTTGATGGGGGGCGCGAGTCGATTCTTGTTCCTAGTCTTGggaaggagatcaaggatcGATTGGCAAGTTGTAAGCGGCGGAGTGCGGTGCCTGCGGAGACGGCGTTGGAGAATGCGACGGTGCAAGAAGCGGACCCGGACCCGTATGCTGGGGCGGATCTGGCGAGACAGTATATGGAGGCACTCCGTTTTAACCGGTAA
- a CDS encoding uncharacterized protein (ID:PFLUO_006698-T1.cds;~source:funannotate) translates to MWRDRTNLYISYRQSFTHHPSKKPFFNGFSDAASTNEESRRLISETGGGFEEDGDMVIEMDLLPPRWVDVQDEVSELLADIAQKSSQLDKLHQKHLLPGFGDEEVRKQDEGVIERYTQDITRAFHDCQKAIQRIEMMVRESKQQGSVTSGEETMARNIQISLAARVQESSARFRKKQSTYLRKLRDLEGMGTPFDRAPTPVQNPYTDPSLMESDADKSFSQTMLMQTSQRTTGQNDAAIAQREREINDIAKGIIELSDIFRELQSMVIDQGTMLDRIDYNVEKMGTEVKAADKEIKVATSYQRRTTKRKVMLLLFLVVVGLIIVLIIKPKRSSAPPPPSDDTQSSNNLRSVVASTSRLRHRSLARFARDRWMDPDIFR, encoded by the exons ATGTGGCGGGATCGCACCAACCT TTACATCTCCTACCGCCAGTCGTTCACGCACCACCCGTCCAAAAAGCCCTTCTTCAATGGCTTCTCCGACGCAGCCTCCACCAACGAAGAAAGCCGCCGCTTGATCTCCGAgaccggcggcggcttcgaagaagatggcgacaTGGTTATTGAGATGGACCTCCTGCCGCCGCGCTGGGTCGATGTGCAGGATGAGGTGTccgagctgctggcggatATAGCCCAGAAATCATCGCAGCTCGACAAGCTGCACCAGAAACACCTGCTCCCCGGGTTTGGGGACGAAGAGGTCCGCAAGCAGGATGAGGGTGTGATCGAACGGTACACCCAGGATATCACCCGTGCGTTCCACGATTGCCAGAAGGCGATTCAGCGGATTGAGATGATGGTCCGCGAGTCGAAGCAGCAGGGGAGTGTGACTAGTGGGGAGGAGACTATGGCGCGGAACATTCAGATCTCGCTTGCAGCCCGGGTGCAGGAGTCTAGTGCGAGGTTCAGGAAGAAGCAGAGCACATACTTGAGGA AACTCCGAGACTTGGAAGGCATGGGAACACCGTTCGACCGCGCCCCCACCCCAGTGCAGAACCCATATACCGATCCGTCATTAATGGAGTCCGATGCGGACAAGTCCTTCTCACAAACGATGCTCATGCAGACGTCCCAACGCACAACAGGCCAAAACGACGCCGCCATCGCACAGCGAGAACGCGAAATCAACGATATCGCAAAGGGTATTATCGAGCTGTCTGATATATTTCGTGAGCTGCAGTCCATGGTCATCGATCAGGGAACCATGCTGGACCGCATAGACTACAAtgtggagaagatgggcaCGGAGGTAAAAGCGGCAGATAAGGAGATCAAGGTG GCTACGAGCTACCAACGCCGCACCACGAAACGAAAAGTCATGCTACTGCTATTCCTCGTGGTTGTGGGCTTGATCATTGTCCTGATTATCAAGCCCAAACGAAGTAGcgctccaccaccaccctctGATGATACCCAATCTTCCAACAATCTTCGGTCTGTCGTTGCCTCTACGAGTCGATTGAGACACCGCTCCTTGGCTCGGTTCGCGCGAGACCGATGGATGGATCCGGATATATTTCGATGA
- a CDS encoding calmodulin (ID:PFLUO_006697-T1.cds;~source:funannotate), translated as MADSLTEEQVSEYKEAFSLFDKDGDGQITTKELGTVMRSLGQNPSESELQDMINEVDADNNGTIDFPEFLTMMARKMKDTDSEEEIREAFKVFDRDNNGFISAAELRHVMTSIGEKLTDDEVDEMIREADQDGDGRIDYNEFVQLMMQK; from the exons ATG GCCGACTCTCTGACCGAAGAGCAGGTCTCCGAGTACAAGGAGGCCTTCTCCCTGTTT GAcaaggatggcgatg gccagatcaccaccaaggagctgggcaCCGTCATGCGCTCGCTGGGCCAGAACCCCTCCGAGTCGGAGCTGCAGGATATGATCAACGAGGTGGATGCCGATAACAACGGCACCATCGACTTCCCCG AATTTCTCACCATGATGGCCCGCAAGATGAAGGATACCGactccgaggaggaaatccGGGAGGCGTTCAAGGTTTTCGATCGCGACAATAACGGcttcatctccgccgccgagctgcgccaCGTCATGACCTCCATCGGCGAGAAGCTGACAGACGACGAGGTGGATGAGATGATTCGCGAGGCTGACcaggatggcgatggccgGATTGACT ACAACGAGTTCGTCCAGCTCATGATGCAAAAATGA